TCGCGTACGACCCCTACCAGTCAGAGGAGGTGTTCAGGGCCCACGACGTCGAGCCCGTCTCCTTCGAGGCGTTGCTCGAGCGGGCCGACTGCGTCTCGGTCCACGCTCCCCTGACCGAGGAGACGCGCGGCCTGTTCGACGCCGCGGCCTTCGAGCGGATGAACGACGACGCCGTCCTGGTCAACGTCGCCCGTGGGCCGGTCGTCGACGACGAGGTGCTCGCCGATGCGCTCCGCGCCGGCGAGCTGGCCGGCGCGGGGCTCGACGTGCTCCCGGAGGAGCCACCGGAGTCCTCGCCGCTGTTCGACATCGACGAGGTGGTGCTTACGCCCCACGTCGCGTGGTACTCGGAGTCGTCGATGGAGACGCTGCGGCGACGTGCGGGACGTGGCGTTGCGGCGTGTCTCCGGGGCGAGCGTCCGGACAACCTCGTCGTCGAGTGACGGACGTGGGGGCACGCGGGCCCGGTTCCGGCGCCGTCCGGACCGGTCGCGGGTCCGGGTGAGCGCCGATCCGATGATGTTGAACGCGTTCTTGGTACCGACTACCACGCACGTCTCCGCGGCGTGCCGGCGGACGACACGGGGGAGGAATGTCTGGGCGAACCGGGACAGCGTCCCCAGCGGAGCGAGCCTCGCACCCGAGCAACCTGTCGAGCCGACGGGCCACTATGTGGCAAGCGACGGTTCAACAGCGCGTGCACCCGGATTGATCGCCCCAGTTCGTCCAACAGTGTTGAAAAACCGGAACCGAGTTCGGGGAGGTCGGCGTCGTCTGGCCCCTCACGACGGGACCACTGTGTCGGGCCATGACCCGATGGCTGCCGGAACCACCGGATAACAGCTCGACGACGGCGGAACTCGGCGGCCCCCGCTCGGCAGACGCCGTGTGCGAGCCCGCCGTGTCGCTCTGGAGGCTTGAATCAGTGTAGAAAGCGATTCAAGATGAGTAAATTGATAGCCCCGTCACTGGCCACCGGAGATGTAGTGGTTGTACCGGAGTTCGATGACGTTGGCGGCGTTCTGGACGGCCTCGACGACGTCGTCGGCCACGCCGTCGTCCCAGAGCCGGGTCCGCGGCCCGGAGACGCAGACGGCTCCGACGACACTACCTGTCGCATCGTCGACGATGGGGACGCCGAGGGCGAGGATGCCCTTGCGTCGGTCCTGGTCCTCGACAGAGTAGCCGCGCTCGCGCGTCCGGTGGAGCTCCTCGTGGAGCGCCTCGCGGTCGGTGATGGTGTGTTGGTTCGCTCGCGGGAGACCGTGTTCGTCGACGATGGCGTCGACCCGATCGTCGGACATGGCCGACAGGAGCGCCTTCCCCAGTGCCGTCCAGTGCAGGTGGGTCTGCTCGCCCGTCGGCGCGTTGTCGTAGACCGCCCTGGCCGGCGACTCGGACTTGTAGACGAGGACGCGCTTGCCGCGCTGCTCGACGCCGAGGTTGGCGGCTTCGCCGGTCTCCTCAGCCAGTTCGTCGATGTGGCGCTTGGCCGCGCGGTAGAGTCCCCAGCTGTCGGCGCGCGTAACTCCCGTGTTTCAGGAACTTCAGGCTCAACCGGTAGGTGCCGTCGTCCTTGAGCACGTAGCCGGCCTGATGGAGCGTGTTCAGGTGGACCTGTGCGGTGCTCGGCGGTATCTCGAGGTGGTCGGCGAGGGCGCTCACGCCCGCGCCGTCGAGTTCCTGCAACGCGGTGACCACGGTGAACGCCTTTTGGACCCCCCTGGAGTGTGTTCGTCGAGGTGTGCTGGTCTGTCATTGGCTGTCCCTGTCGACAGAATACGAACCGGGACACTAAGGATTTTCGATGGTCGCACGTTTATTCGAAATCATTAAACTCGAACGCGAGGACAGCACAAGCGAGGGCGGTGGTCGACGGGCGGGCGAGCGCAGGGAACGGAATAACAATCGTACCCCCATTAGTGTTTGTCCGGTCCGCCACTCGAACGGCCGGCGCCAAGAGACCACAGACGGGGAGGCTGTCCCACCCACGACGACAGGCGGACGTTGAAGGCCCTATCTGGAAGTATATACCCCCAATATATGGAATAGTAGCAACAGATATCGTATTATTTGAGTAGATAATGTTATTTAATCGTAATAAAGGCATTTTCTTCGATATAAATTTCATATTCAGTTATAGATATCCCATTATATGGATATTCTGCGTCTCTATCCCACGCCAGCACCTCTGTGAACCTATTTATCGAGTTGTTCCGGCCGTATTCAGTTTCGTAATCCGGTTGCTGCCGTCGGATTGCATTCGGTCGGACAGACAGGGTGAAACGACAGTCCGTTTCGAGGTAGCTGATAGCACCCGTGAGCACCGATGGCAGACGACTCGTGGCGATACAGCCGCGTCGAACGAGACCCCGGAGCCGTATCGTCACACCGTCGCCGGGTGGGGGACGCCGGGGGACCAACCGACACCGGGTGAGTCCAAAGGTCTAAGCACTCGCAGAACAGAGGTCTATCCACTATGAGCACGGAGACAGACGCCGGAGACGACCTTCGAGAGCGCATCACGAACTTCCTGCGCCGGAACTTCCCGCAGATCCAGATGCACGGCGGCAGCGCGGCCATCCAGGAGCTGGACCGCGAGGCGGGCAGCGTCACCATCCAGCTCGGCGGTGCCTGTTCGGGCTGTGGCATCTCACCGATGACCATCCAGGCCATCAAGACCCGCATGACCAAGGAGATCCCCGAGATCAACGAGGTCGTCGCGCGGACCGGCATGGACGGCGGCGAGGGCATGTCCGGCGGTTCTGGCGGCATGAGTCCGTCGTTCCCCGGCGAGTCCCGCGGTGGCGACGTCGGCGACGACGACGAGGGCCCGGAAGCGCCGTTCTGAGGCCGGATTTCTCCCATCTTTCGCGCCGTGTAGCGACTGCTCCGAACCGTCGGCTCTACCGACCGACTGTACGGTCGGCACGGAGGTGTGTTCGACCGTCACCGAAAGGATAGGTTCGGAATCGATAAATCGACAATAGACACACCAGGTCTGAGTGAATATTCCTCGTTCCAGTTCGTCATCTCTCGGATACGTCCATATATCCTCGAGAGGTGGGTAGGTTTGGACAGTCTGTTCCTACTATGCGTGTATTTGTCTTCGGAATCGGGCAATCTCGGAACTGTCGCCGAGTCCCACCCCGTGGCGGCGCTGGTCGACGAGGGCTGGCTCCCGAACGACCGCTACGAGGAGTTCCAGAGCGCGGTCCGCAGCGAGGTCGGCGAGGCCGTCGACATCGAGAAGCTCGAAGTCGCCGAGTACGACTCCGACGGGCACGCACACGCCGCCGAGGAGGTCGCCAACGCCGTCCGCTTCCTGGCCTCGCCGGCCAGCGACTGCGTCAAGGGCCGCGAACTGCGCGTCGACGGCGGGCAGGTCCCCATCGACTCCTGGCGCCTGGACAGCCGGTAGGCCCGGTCGTAGCGACTCACTCCTCGCGCTCGGTGCGGTACGACCGGTACAGTTCGTCCTGCATCACCTGACTGCGGCCGCCGTCGACCAGGATCGACTCGCCGGTGACGAAGGTAGCGTCGTCGCTCGCGAGGAAGGCCGCCATCCCTGCGACGTCAGCGGGGCGGCCCAGCCGACCCACCGGGTGGATCTCCTTCGTGTACTCGTACTCCGCTTCGCTGTCGAACTCCTCTCGGGTGCGCTCTATCTCGACCCAGCCGGGGTTGATGGTGTTGACGGTGATGTCGTCGGGGCCAAGTTCCAGCGCCAGCGCCCGCGTGATGCCGTTGATGCCCGCCTTCACCGCGTTGTACGGGAACAGGCCCGGCATCGTCAGGAACGCGTGGTTCGAGGACGTGTTGAGGATGGTCCCGCCGGGGGGCATGTGCTCGGCGGCGTGTTTCGCACAGAGCCAGAAGGAACGAAAGTCCGTCTCGACGACGAACTCCCAGTCGTCGATGGTCGCCTCGGCGGCGGTCGTCTCGGTCTGGACGCCGGCGTTGTTGACGAGCACGTCCACGCGGCCGTACTCGTCGACGGTGTGTTCGACCAGCGCCTGTATCTCGGCGGGGTCGCGCATGTCCGCCTGGACGAACGTCGCCTCGCCGCCGCCGGCCTCGATGTCAGCGACCACCGCCTCACCGGGACCGCGCGAACGGCCGGTGACGACGACGGACGCTCCTTCGGCGGCGAATCGCCGGGCGACGCCGGCACCGATGCCGCGTGTCGACCCTGTGACGAGGACGACGCGGTCTGCGTGGCGGGACGGGACGGCGTTCTCGGTGGGGTCTGTGGGAGCCATCTACCCGATGGGTCGGCCCTCCACCGGCAAAAGTCAGTCGGAAACTTGCCGGCTTACCACTCGGCGACGCTGCCGTCCTCGTGGCGCCAGACCGGGTTGTGCCAGTTGACGGTCTTCTCGGACTGCTCGCGGACGTAGTCCTCGTTGATGTCGATGCCCAGGCCCGGGGCGTCCGGGACGGTGACGTAGCCGTCGCGGTACTCGAACACCGAGGGGTCGGCGAGGTAGTCGAGGACGTCGGTCGTCTCGTTGTAGTGGATGTTCAGGCTCTGCTCCTGGATGAGGGCGTTGGGCGAGCAGGCGTCGACCTGAATGCACGACGCCAGCGCGACCGGGCCCAGCGGACAGTGGGGGGCGAGCGCCACGTCGTAGGCCTCGGCCATCGCGGCGATCTTCTTGACCTCGGTGATGCCGCCGGCGTGCGAGAGATCCGGCTGGATGACGTCGACGGAGCCGTCCTCGAAGACCTCCTTGTAGTCCCAGCGCGAGAACATGCGCTCGCCCGTCGCGATGGGGATGGTCGTGTGGGCGGCGATGTCCGGGAGCGCGTCGTTGTGTTCGGGCAGGACCGGTTCCTCGATGAACATCGGTTCGTACGGTTCCAGCGCCTTCGCGAGCCGTTTGGCCATCGGCTTCGAGACGCGGCCGTGGAAGTCGACGCCGATGTCGACCTCGTCGCCGACGGCCTCGCGGACCTCGCGCAGGCGGTTGACCGCGGCCTCGACGGTCGCCGGGTCGTCGACGCGCTTGATCTCGGCGGTGGCGTTCATCTTCAGCGCGGTGAAGCCGGCGTCGACCTTCTGTTCGGCCTGGTCTGCGACCTCGGAGGGACGGTCGCCGCCGATCCACTGGTAGACGCGGATGCGCTCGCGGGCGGCCCCGCCGAGCAGCTGGTGGACCGACGCCCCCAGTTGCTGGCCCTTGATGTCCCAGAGCGCCTGGTCGATGCCGGCGATCGCGGACATCAGGACCGGGCCACCGCGATAGAACCCGCCGCGGTACATCGTCTGCCAGTGGTCCTCGATGTCCTCGGGATTCTCCCCGAGCAGGTAGTTCTCCATGAGTTCCTCGACGGCGGCCCGGACCGTGTGGGCGCGCCCCTCGACGACGGGTTCGCCCCAGCCGACCGTGCCGTCAGCGGTCTCGATGCGCAGGAGGAGCCAGCGCGGCGGCACCTCGAACAGCTCGTAGTCGACGATGCGGTCGGTCCCCGTGGACTCCGTGCTCGAACTCATCGGTTCAGGACCTCCGTGCGATACGACGACTGGCAGGCGCTACGTGTCTCGGCCGGGGGCAGGACGGTCGCGGCCGTCCGTCCCCGAGACTGGTCCGGGCGGGTAGTCATCGTGCACAGCTTTGCGAACCCCTCATATAATCATTGTGCACGGACGGAGCCGGACGCTCGTTCATGTGTTACGAACGATTTTTGATGGCGGAGTCGCATTCTCGATTCATGAACGACAGCGCGCCCCGGGCGAAAACCACCGTAACGAGCTTCCGGATAATCGAGGCCGTCCGCGACGACCCCGGGGTCGGAGTCAGCGAGCTGGCCCGGCAGGTCGACCTCTCGAAGAGCGCCGTCCACAAGCACGTCCAGACGCTGACCGACCTCGGATACCTGGTCCGCGAGGGCACCGCGTACTACCTGAGCAACCGGTTCCTGAGCCTCGGTGTGCGGGCCCGCGAGCGACTGGCGCTGGAGCCCGCACGGGACGTCGTCACCGACCTGGCCGAGACGACGGGGCACGTCTCGAGTTTCATCGTCCACGAGAACGACAGCGGCGTCTACGCGCTCCGGGTCGGACCGGAGGGTACCGCCCCCAGCGACGTCACCGAGGGGGACGTCGCCCCCCTGCACGCGACTGCCGGCGGGAAGGCCATCCTCGCGTTCCGCTCCGCGGAGAAGCGCGCCGAGATCCTCGAGAGCGTCGGCCTCCCCACGCACACGGACAAGACGATCACCGACCGGGCGGAACTGGAGCGGGAACTCCGGTCGGTGCGTGACCAGCGCGTGGCGTTCGACCGCGAGGAGTACATCAGCGGCCACCAGTGTGTCGCCTCGCCGGTCGTCGGCGCCGACGGTGAGCCCATCGCCGCCGTCAGCGTCACGGGGAACATCTACCACATGTCCGGCAAGCGCCTCGAGGAAGACGTCACGGGCCTCGTCACCAGCGCCGCGAAGTCGATCGAGAACCGACTGCTCCCGCAGTGACCGATATTCACGATGTGCGAACGGCCGCCCGCGAACCCGCTCGCGGACGGCAGATAGACAGGAGACGGACCGAGACGCACCGCTCGACCGACCGAACGGCGGCAGTTCGGTGACCGGCTGTCTCGACTACCGCAACCAGTAACATCCGTACATATGTTATAACCAGCACGTCACGTCCACCTGCCGAGCGCCTCGACCACTCCGTTCTCCCATCGAGAACGTGCGGACGGGCCCGTTCGGCAAGTGGACCGCCGCGGCGCGACGCTCCGGGGACACCGAGACGGTGTCGGGGCTGATCGGGGATGCCACCGGAGGCCAGGGGACGAGAGAAGTAACACTATAAAATACATATATAGTACAAAATATAACTTAGAGAATTACACAGCTCTCTGATTCTCGAATCCGCCAGATAGAGGGGCACTCAAGCCCGTTTCCGTCCGAATAACCACCCAAGTCCTGGTAGGTCGACAACTCGCTTCGAACCCGACAATCGGACATAGATGTCTCCAATTGTGCTATCTTACGGCCCCAAACTCGTGTTTTCCCGTAAGAATCGAATCCAGTGCACAACTATCATAATACATATATTATCTTCGAACTACTGGTTTTCTTATAATTTCTGAGGTGGCCGGCGCAGGGGACTCGACGACGGCGACGTCGGACGCGTCCAGGGTCGGACCGCCCACGAGAACCCCGCCGTGCGGACGGTCCTCAGACCGGCGTCGGCCATCTGACGGGCTCGGTCCCCCAGCGCTCGCTGGGCCGGTGGGACGGTGATACGGCTTCCCCACGGGCGCCGCGGGGGTATCGCGAACCCGGAGGTTTTACGCTCCCGGAAAAGGTGCCTCAACTATGACCGACATGGACGGGTCGAACGTCCTGTTCGTCGTGCTGGACACGGTCCGCAAGGACCACCTCTCGGTGTACGGCTACGACCGGGACACGACGCCACACCTCGCCGACTTCGCCGAGGAGGCCGCCGTCTTCGAGCAGGCCGTCGCGCCGGCCCCGTGGACGCTGCCCGTCCACGCCTCGATGTTCACCGGACTCTACCCCAGCGAACACGGCGCCACCCAGGAAGACCCCTATCTGGAGGGAGCGACGACGCTCGCCGAGTCGCTCTCGGCGGCCGGCTACGACACCGCCTGTTACTCCTCGAACGCCTGGATCACCAGTTACACGAACCTCACCGCGGGGTTCGACGACCACGACAACTTCTTCCAGATAATGCCCAGCGAACTGCTCTCGGGGCCGCTGGCGACTCTCTGGAAGACGATGAACGACAACGACATCCTGCGCGGGGTCGCCGACCGCCTCGTCCAGGTCGGCAACAAGCTCCACGAGCACCTCGCGGAGGAAGGCGGTGGGGACACGAAGACCCCGCAGGTCATCGACAGGACCCTCGACTTCGTCGACGGGAGTGACGACTTCTTTGCCTTCATCAACCTGATGGACGCCCACCTCCCCTACCACCCGCCCGAGGAGTACGCCGAGCGCTTCGCCCCCGGCGTCGACTCCACCGAGG
The DNA window shown above is from Haloarcula halobia and carries:
- a CDS encoding IclR family transcriptional regulator codes for the protein MDELAEETGEAANLGVEQRGKRVLVYKSESPARAVYDNAPTGEQTHLHWTALGKALLSAMSDDRVDAIVDEHGLPRANQHTITDREALHEELHRTRERGYSVEDQDRRKGILALGVPIVDDATGSVVGAVCVSGPRTRLWDDGVADDVVEAVQNAANVIELRYNHYISGGQ
- a CDS encoding helix-turn-helix domain-containing protein, with the protein product MVTALQELDGAGVSALADHLEIPPSTAQVHLNTLHQAGYVLKDDGTYRLSLKFLKHGSYARRQLGTLPRGQAPHRRTG
- a CDS encoding NifU family protein; the protein is MSTETDAGDDLRERITNFLRRNFPQIQMHGGSAAIQELDREAGSVTIQLGGACSGCGISPMTIQAIKTRMTKEIPEINEVVARTGMDGGEGMSGGSGGMSPSFPGESRGGDVGDDDEGPEAPF
- a CDS encoding SDR family NAD(P)-dependent oxidoreductase — its product is MAPTDPTENAVPSRHADRVVLVTGSTRGIGAGVARRFAAEGASVVVTGRSRGPGEAVVADIEAGGGEATFVQADMRDPAEIQALVEHTVDEYGRVDVLVNNAGVQTETTAAEATIDDWEFVVETDFRSFWLCAKHAAEHMPPGGTILNTSSNHAFLTMPGLFPYNAVKAGINGITRALALELGPDDITVNTINPGWVEIERTREEFDSEAEYEYTKEIHPVGRLGRPADVAGMAAFLASDDATFVTGESILVDGGRSQVMQDELYRSYRTEREE
- the dgoD gene encoding galactonate dehydratase, which encodes MSSSTESTGTDRIVDYELFEVPPRWLLLRIETADGTVGWGEPVVEGRAHTVRAAVEELMENYLLGENPEDIEDHWQTMYRGGFYRGGPVLMSAIAGIDQALWDIKGQQLGASVHQLLGGAARERIRVYQWIGGDRPSEVADQAEQKVDAGFTALKMNATAEIKRVDDPATVEAAVNRLREVREAVGDEVDIGVDFHGRVSKPMAKRLAKALEPYEPMFIEEPVLPEHNDALPDIAAHTTIPIATGERMFSRWDYKEVFEDGSVDVIQPDLSHAGGITEVKKIAAMAEAYDVALAPHCPLGPVALASCIQVDACSPNALIQEQSLNIHYNETTDVLDYLADPSVFEYRDGYVTVPDAPGLGIDINEDYVREQSEKTVNWHNPVWRHEDGSVAEW
- a CDS encoding IclR family transcriptional regulator; this encodes MNDSAPRAKTTVTSFRIIEAVRDDPGVGVSELARQVDLSKSAVHKHVQTLTDLGYLVREGTAYYLSNRFLSLGVRARERLALEPARDVVTDLAETTGHVSSFIVHENDSGVYALRVGPEGTAPSDVTEGDVAPLHATAGGKAILAFRSAEKRAEILESVGLPTHTDKTITDRAELERELRSVRDQRVAFDREEYISGHQCVASPVVGADGEPIAAVSVTGNIYHMSGKRLEEDVTGLVTSAAKSIENRLLPQ